CGAGCGGTACAACGGCCTCGGGCTCGACCTCGTCACGTACCTCTACGTGCTGGAGGAACTCGCGTGGGGAGATGCGGGGGTCGCGGTCTCCGTCAGCATCCACAACTCGCTCGCCGCCGCGATCCTGCTTCGTCGCGGAAGCGAGGCACAACGGGACGAATGGCTTCCCCGCATGGCCAGCGGAGAAGTCCTCGGCGCCTTCTCCCTCTCCGAGGCCGGCGCCGGTACGGACGCCGCGGCGCTTCGCACGCAGGCCACGCCGGCGGAAGGCGGCTGGATCCTCAACGGCGAGAAGATGTGGGTGACGAACGGCGCCTCCGCCGATGTTGTACTGACCTTCGCCAGGACGGACACAGCGGAGGACCGGCGTGGATCGCGCGGCATCAGCGCCTTCCTCGTGCCGCGCGGGACGGACGGCCTGTCGGTCGGCAGGAAAGAGAGAAAGATGGGCCAGCGGGGCTCGGAGACCGTCGCGTTGTCTCTGAAGGATGTGTTTTTGCCGCAGGAACTTATGGTAGGTGAGGTAAACCGGGGCTTCAGCTATGCGCTCGAAGGCCTCGAGGCGGGGAGGCTCGGGATCGCGGCTCAGGCCCTCGGCATCGCCTCGGCCGCGGTGGACGCGGCGTTCGAATACGCGGATACCCGACGCCAGTTCGGGCGCTCGCTGCGGGAGTTTCAGGGAATGGAATTCAAGCTCGGCGATATGGTGACCCGGCTTGAGGCCGCCCGGGGGCTGCTCGAGCGGGCGGCCGCCGCGCACTCAATGGGAGACCCGCGGGCGCGCCGCCTCTCCAGCGTGGCCAAGTTGTTCGCGAGCGAGACCGCGATGACGAACGCCCGCGAGGCCGTCCAGGTGTTCGGGGGCTACGGATACTCGCGGGAGTATCCCGTGGAACGTCTGTTCCGGGACGCGAAGGTCACCGAGATCTACGAGGGAGCCAACGAAATGCACCGTAGTCTGATCGCGCGACAACTCTACAGAGAGAGGGGATACGTGTGAGTGCGAAGGCGGAACCTGGAGCCATCGGCGCCCTGGACCCGCGCCCGCTCCGCGAGATGGATCCCGCGGTGGCGGCCTCGATCGACCGGGAGCTCGAGAGGCAGCGTATGGGCCTGGAGCTCATCGCGAGCGAGAACTTCGTTTC
The DNA window shown above is from Candidatus Palauibacter australiensis and carries:
- a CDS encoding acyl-CoA dehydrogenase family protein; translated protein: MMTVRRSWSALDLSSEAEQILTLARQFAEERLQPTAEARDANEEHFDAEVHRELGELGFLAMRVPERYNGLGLDLVTYLYVLEELAWGDAGVAVSVSIHNSLAAAILLRRGSEAQRDEWLPRMASGEVLGAFSLSEAGAGTDAAALRTQATPAEGGWILNGEKMWVTNGASADVVLTFARTDTAEDRRGSRGISAFLVPRGTDGLSVGRKERKMGQRGSETVALSLKDVFLPQELMVGEVNRGFSYALEGLEAGRLGIAAQALGIASAAVDAAFEYADTRRQFGRSLREFQGMEFKLGDMVTRLEAARGLLERAAAAHSMGDPRARRLSSVAKLFASETAMTNAREAVQVFGGYGYSREYPVERLFRDAKVTEIYEGANEMHRSLIARQLYRERGYV